The nucleotide sequence aacacaataaacaaacctTCCTCTTTagtatttctgtttgttttccagTGCAAATATCTCAAAATTCCTAAGTCAACTTATGTTTCAAAGCACAATAACCTTAGATCTTACGTTTTGTtatctaaaaaaacaaattcacattttgtttctcAAATGAATGTATCTAGACTGAATTATTTTGAGATAATACTagtggaaaacaagacaaaagacTAATAAGAAATTCATTCTTACATCATTCATCTGGTTAAATTCTGGCCACGGCTCTAGTTCTCATTAAATGAAAGGAGGATGAGAATCTGTCAGAACCGGAGCTGGTGCAAAACGCAACAAACAAACCTTCCTCTTTAGTGGGGATACaccaaaacgaaaattcttggccgaagccgaacatgatgtgaatcacttggccgaataataccaaacaccgaacatggttttttgcatttcttctatttattaagctatttttttcactattgcacaaactgaatagccaaaatgtgctttttataatttgtcttgcttttcaataaaatacaatacaacttaatataaaattgagcaaaacaaagtaaattcaaacaaaaattgagccctctcccttcatgaatagcctatattaattaggcctataactgactgctaaaagaatgtaatgtaagttactctgtacccctacaacaaaacacttcattaaaaactgtcattccacattaggccataagataaaaatacgaataaactaaaactgttggattattataggctacattgcaaaatgatttgagaaaaaaaaacatccattgcaagcaattctgactgatgctgactgacaaccatttcagttcacgtctctcctacaaactccgcccacaaaagctgactgtcactgttctctcagaaggtgcactcgtggatgcaccgaacatactttgacaagttgtttagtacagggaactgtgtgcacgcgaccactgtatgacgtcaaaggatgtcgcgagcggcggggctactgtcagacagcccgcttccgtctgaagtcaagttaccgaccggtaaagacgctttcattcggaaatttacttccgtgcggcaagtcccgtgctgtgtctttctctgaaactttaaaatactccacacacacacacacacacacacacacacacacgcaaatgtctggtttactatctccgtggggacagtccataggcgtaatgagttgtatactgtacaaactgtatattttatcccctaaacctaaagatcatagaacactttttgcatttttagattttaaaaaaatattgttctggtTGTAACATGTCACCAATTTAACAATTTTACTTACACTTTAGTGTTGTACAAATTCACATCTCGGCTTTAGCTGGTTTTTgcttatttgcttatttttttcagAGGATCTTCATCAAGAGACAAAATCCCAAAATGAgcaaattgaaaatgaaatggaCAAATTGCATAGTAAGTGTGCACGGTAagatctgtgtttattttttgatgTCATTTAGAGCTACATCTAATTTAGATTCCTCTTCTTTCAAAATTAAAGCCATAATCCAGGAGCTGAGGGAGGAGATCAAGGTCCTGCAGGGTTACCTAGACTCGGCAAATGAAGAGATTCAGGTATTGGTCTGGTCAACAGAATCGGACTCTAAGCCAGTTGACGTTTACTCACTGCTTAGGTAGAATCATCAGTCTTTGAAGTGCTGCTTGGTTTGAGATAAGCTGTCTGTCTCGCTCTCCAATGTCAAAGGATTTGCGGATTAAGCTGCAGGACAAATCCACCGCTGAGCGCTGCGTCTCTGATCCTCAAGAGAACCTCAGGTTAGAACCGTGTGTGGTTTCATATTGTTGTTGCCACAGTAATGGTGGGCGTTGGTGTTTGTGTCCTCATCTGACTCTTCCTGGCCTGTACAGCGATGTGAAGCAGAGGCTGGAGAAATGTACCGGTGAGCTGGAGGTGAAGGAGGAGGAGCTACAGAGGTGTCAGCAGGAGCTGCTGGGCTCACAGAAGGCTCTTGagaagaaggagagagagatggaggagCACGTGAAGGAGCTGCAGGCGTCTCGGGTCACGCTGAAAGATCTGGAGGAGCAGATGCAGCAGGGAGCTCAGGATCTCGAGGAGTCTCGCAGTATGGTGAGGCAGCAAGAACAGGAGCTGGCCCGCGTGAAGGAGGTCCTGAGGAGGACAGAGGAGGAGCTGGATCAGCGTGTGGCGCTCATGAGCGAGCGATGCTTGGTGCTGGAGGAAGAAAGAGGTTTGTTGCATAAAGTCTTCTTTTATTCCCTCTCTGCATGTCCTTTCTTAGAATAGACACTTTAGGAATGTCTGAGATTTGTTTTTGATCGTTTTATTCTCATGTTAGTGTGGATTGTAAAGGGTCACACAACACTGTAATGCAGTAGGGCTGTTATTAATATGTAGGGACTGCTATGCGCAGAAAAAGCACAGTTTGTTACAAAGGGTCAGAATGGAAATAGAAAATGGtgacaagaaaacaaaatagtttgtttttggttGGAGGAAAACAACTTGACAAACATACATTGACTTTAATTGAAAACACTTTAGAACAGGTTTTTACTGTGCATTGTGATTTACAGCCCGGACACAGGAGGAGGGTCTGAGAAGAGTACAGGAGTTGAAGGCAGATATGAGCTCATTGGAGGAGAGCAGGAAGACTGAGATGGAGGCACATGAAAAGCTCAAGGAGGAACATTCTGCATTAACCAAACAACTGGAAGATGAGAAGGTATGTTGAGTGTGTAGTGTTCGCCTCAACAATTCATCGCCACTTTTTTGCTTCAtccttttaatgttttaaaaaaaattgttgcaaAAATCGgagttttgtttcttttcagaGAAAATGCATTTTCTGAATCTCTGCCCTGCAACTCCACAACCCAATACATTTATGTTGCTCGCATcttactgttttgtttttttatgttgttctgTGCCTGACCTGGAACCAGATAAACTGAAAAGATCCCCATTTTTTTTAAGAAGGTGGAGCCCTGCAACAGAACACAACTCCCTATTACTGGACAGACTGAACCTTTCTGGAAAGTTTGCTGCAGTGAACTAGTTTGTTTTGGCCAGCTTTTGTTTGAAATGACGTCTATAATCACAttcttttttttccatttttacagtttttcaaaACTTGAAATTAGCTTTTCTCCTAAAAGGCTACTTTGGGATTGTTGTTGTACtcataaatatacataaatatgttcACAGATCTTTTGATTTATAACCGAGAAAGCAGGACTTTTAACTCCTAACAGACCTCAAGCAGGGATATACTGTGTTATGTCAATCAGGAAGTTAAAGACTCTCTGATTGACTTGATATGGATTAGGCTAATGTCTCTTAAGCTCCTCTAATGTGTCTTGCTGCAGGCACACAGCAGCTCCCTGGCCAGCATGCTAGAGCATCTAAAAGATCAGACCGAGACTGAGAGGAGACAGCTGGGCGAGGAGCTGGAGGATGCGCTCGAGGAGCTCTCGGAGCTGGAGAAACACGAACAGCACAGCGAGGAGGTCATCCAGGGCCTCACACAGAAAAAACAGACACTGGAGCGGGACCTGAAGAATACCAGTACTGAGTTGGAGAGGTGAGAACTGCTGGCTCCTGATTGAAATTAATCTGGCTTTAGTTTCTTTGGTAACTGTTGGTCTTTCCTTTGACAGGAAGTGTGCTGAGATGCAGGCTTTAGAAGAGGCTCATGTGATGGCAATGAAGAAACTAGAAGAAGATCACCGCATCTGTCTTGCTAAGCTTGGAGGCATGGCCACTGACCTCGAGAGGTAAGCATAGATTGTTTTTAACCCTTGTGTGTTGTTTGGGACTGTGGGACCTGTTTTCAGTGTTTACTAAAaatgatgtgatttttttttcaactctagatatttatatttattcaagatGAACAcgcttttttagttttttaatgaaagggttaaataaatgtgaccttgcctgtgaaaacccagctaaatcTTTCTTTTACTTACATAATATaattaacattttgtgaaaatataatctttatagctttaatattgactaaggTCAAGTCATGACTGACATCAGACTTTGATGCTCCTGGTTTTGCGGTAAAATCCAACCCAACAATATAacttaaatcattattataagtttaCCATTGCAAGTTGGCATAAGGGATACTTTCCTTTAATGTAACTGATAAAtatctgttttttctttttttatcctAATAgcacaagacaatctttgggTAAACAGAAGGACCAAGCTGAGGCTCAAGTCCTTCACCTGGAGAAAGAGATGATGGAACTCAAGCAGCAGTTGCAGGACGAACAGCAGAAACTCATAAACTTCCACCAAATGCAGAATAAACAGCAAGAGGAGTATACTAGGTCAGTATCCTGCCTAGGTCACTGCTAAGGTCGGACTAAGAAAACATTTTCAAGAATTGCACTTCTtactagagctgaagatctttgcccggaCCCGACGTGACCCGGCGGTTTCGGTCGGGTttgggcttaatttctatcattttacacgggctcgggccgggctgggccttgcgcggtaaatgagcggtcatgtgatgcgttccgattagcgcgagaaagatgcgaaaatggatgctgaggtgaaacggaggcttgcctctggcgattacgttttggttgcaccagcaactaaagcaaagtctgaggtgaggaaaagttttgaccatgtgcataatgagaataatgagccagtgggatatgtgagatgttacgatgttacagaggacttattttatttctttgttccaacttccaagtggcctattGCCTAcattagtcattaataaattatgttaaaacatatgTAAATGAtgcattcttgacaaaagctgtgttTGTGCgtacatttgaatagcctaatgtcgggctgtaaacgggttcgggcttttaaaaagctgtcaatcaaaatgtacctgtcgggctcgggccgaattctgtcgggctcggaccctgtcgggcctaacttttaacgcccgattacagctctactTCTTACAAACTTGGTACACCATATCAACCTTCAGCAGTTTTCTTTTTGCTAATTTGGGGGCAAAAATCCAACTGAATCACCTCTTGTGAAGCAGAATGTATCTGATTTGTGTTGCTGTGCCACAGGATGCTTTTAGAGGTTCAAACTAAACTGGCTCAGAGAGAGGATGAGTCGAGACGAGCAGCAGTGGCCCAGCATGAAGAGCTGAGTCGCCTGCAGGCGGAGGTGGAGCAGGAGAGCGGAGACCGACAGCAGGCTCAGGACCAactggagagagagatgaataGGAGAGAGTCGATGGAGGGCCGTTCGGCAGAAGCCAGCAGACTGCAGGGCCGCGTTGAGGAGCTCACAGAGGAGTTTACCGAGCTGCACAGGCAGGTGCAGGAGGAAAGAGCCAAAGCTCAACGTCATGCCGAGGAATGGCAGCAGGAGAGACAGCAGCTATTCAGACAGgtggaggaggagagagagaacttGCACAGAGAGCTGGCAGAAGCAGAGATGCAGAGGTGAGAGGCTCAGATGAACCCAATAGTGTCCCATTGTGTTCTTATACAGTTTTGTGTATTTGATTGGTGTCATCGTCTGTTCTCCCCCAGCAAGTGT is from Triplophysa rosa linkage group LG13, Trosa_1v2, whole genome shotgun sequence and encodes:
- the hmmr gene encoding hyaluronan mediated motility receptor, with amino-acid sequence MSFSRAPLKRFNEHIGCAPPPGSYEVISGELKGAASFLKAERFKQASKKIPPPSPSNEMLMSPVRRTMSVDGLVDGFQSSKKDKISFSLEMKHRMLLEKEIRSLVQQRGEQDRRLLTFEEEIKKFESKLLVAIREKTGLAANVASLERQLAELKKANEFLKTKVSADSTKKKINALTMELIEAKNKLDAKDKELSFLQISSEGKVKVLETDLEAAKTTFKVLQERNKDLEDLHQETKSQNEQIENEMDKLHTIIQELREEIKVLQGYLDSANEEIQDLRIKLQDKSTAERCVSDPQENLSDVKQRLEKCTGELEVKEEELQRCQQELLGSQKALEKKEREMEEHVKELQASRVTLKDLEEQMQQGAQDLEESRSMVRQQEQELARVKEVLRRTEEELDQRVALMSERCLVLEEERARTQEEGLRRVQELKADMSSLEESRKTEMEAHEKLKEEHSALTKQLEDEKAHSSSLASMLEHLKDQTETERRQLGEELEDALEELSELEKHEQHSEEVIQGLTQKKQTLERDLKNTSTELERKCAEMQALEEAHVMAMKKLEEDHRICLAKLGGMATDLESTRQSLGKQKDQAEAQVLHLEKEMMELKQQLQDEQQKLINFHQMQNKQQEEYTRMLLEVQTKLAQREDESRRAAVAQHEELSRLQAEVEQESGDRQQAQDQLEREMNRRESMEGRSAEASRLQGRVEELTEEFTELHRQVQEERAKAQRHAEEWQQERQQLFRQVEEERENLHRELAEAEMQSKCNAETEHWRNLYEELYAKVKPFQEQLDKFAAERNALLNEKGATQAELNKLADAYANLMGHQNQRQKIRHMVKLKEENLELKQEVSKLRAQVGKQKHEFDQLKSTQPSCRFDPSKAFKHEQKENQQPTSALTPGIRKLY